From Anopheles maculipalpis chromosome X, idAnoMacuDA_375_x, whole genome shotgun sequence:
TAAACCCAAAGCTTTGATACAACTCATAAAAAAccttaataacaaaaaatcatccgGTGTCGACAAAATCAAcagcaaaatatttaacaacTTCCTGCGAAACATCTATCTCATCTATCTCAATATGATTTTTAACGGTTGCCTCAAAATTGGATATTTCCCTACTCAATGGAAATCTGCTAAAATTGTACCCATTCCTAAACCCGGTAAGGATCATTCAAATCCGAAAAATTACAGACCCGTATCTCTCTTGAGTTGCTTAGGGAAGCATTTCGAAAACATCATTGCAATACTGCTACGAGATCATTTACAAGAGAGCCAAATAATACCTGATCCACAATTCGGGTTCCAACCCGCCAAATCAACGACGCACCAGATACACAGActgaaaaatatcataatcaAAAACAGATATATGAAAAAATCCACCGGCCTAGTATTGTTAGACAACGAAAAGTCGTTTGATTCGATTTGGCACAATGGATTATTGTTCAAACTAATCAAACTAAATTTCCCAACATACCTAATCAAACTAAGTCGTTCATTCCtaagcaatagaaaaaaaacatggtcTACATAGGACTTGCTCCATCTGTGGCATATAAACCCATAGTAGGAGTTCCCCAGGGTAGTACACTATCACCTATTCTTTTTAACATTTATGTATCGGACATCCCCACGGTTCCTAAATGCACTAATTTTCTCTATGCAGACGATTGTGCGATTACAGCTGCTGctaaaaatcctagaaatatTATCAGCTCGCTTAACAAGGCATTAAAAGCATATGAGAAGTTTTGTCATACTTGGAAACTTAAAACTAACTTAAACACCAATTTTCGCAGATTACCGCAAAGTGAGCTAAAATTCCAAAAACGGATCCATGGAAGGatagaacaaaatatttaGGAGTTTATGTTCGCAGCATGGAGTTGCTGCGCACTGATTCATAggaaaaattacaaattagacaaaataaaattttgaaaatgatccTAAATGTCCCACCTTGACTACTACATGACTACTACAGACAAGAGACAATAAAATTGTCAAATTCACTAAATCTTTGGAAGATCACAAAAAGATTAGTACATTTGGACAAGAAGTAAATAACataaccgattttttttttctccatatcCATCTAGAACTATTAATGTATTCCTTGGATACGTTATTGGGATACGATTTGGATAAAAATTTAACCTTACCTAAATTTAACCTAAAATTCATAACTTTGCTTAACACATTAACCAATTAACGTACCATAGCCCTTTACACTAACCATTAAcctttttgtattatttcttTGTAGCCAGAACGTATTGCAAACCATCAACCTTATTTAGAATTTTATGACCATAATAATATAATTGgagtttaaatttgttttgctttgttccgCGAAATatcaatattgttttaataaatagTTTACTAAgtaagaacaaaacacaaatttgaattttacatCCAATAAAGAATTGGATAACATTGTTTTTAATGATGGAACTTCTTTAGTTTATTAATGGATGGATtacataaaatttgaaaatactttAATAATAGTAgttaaagtaagaaaaaaccAATGTCAATTTTCTTTTGCGACATGTTCATTTGCGTACACCTTTAGCTTTCGATCGCTCTTCTGcgtgtttcaatatttttttgaaaaaacttCGTACCATCTCGTCTGTTACCATTACTATATTTGTACTTCCGATACATTTAAATAGCcctagtattttttttatatgaatgCATAGCTATTCCTGTTTTTGAAATCCTGTCCCTGTGCATTGAGGTAAAAAAAGTTTCTGTTTTTGAAATACCTGTCCATGTGCATTGAGTTTAAAAACCCCTTAGGAAAAGAGCATCGAGTGTTGGCAAGATTCTATTATTAACATCTTTATCGGATAAATTTTGttataataaatttgaaatttgaataaaataattctgttcttccaattttttttcaaatatatcaagCTCTTCAGCACTGGTTATGAATGGACGATTCAGAATTTGATCAACATTTCACATATCATTTCGATTAAATAGAGCGTCAAGTTGCACTTCAATAATAGCAAGGCGGTTCACTATTTTTTTGTGCTCCTTCAACACCTGCCCATAATCATGCTTGAGCTCAGCACGAATAATTTCCAACAATCTAGTTTGCGCTTTTAACATTCCTTTCATAGATTGACAATTAGTGCATCCTCCAGACCGCACCATGTTTGGTGCAGCATTTTCTTTGCCTGCCAGTAAGCGTTCACGAAGTGGTGCTGTTCTATCGACTTCACTCTCATTGTTGATCGgtttcaaagatttttccaCAACCCTCTCCGAAAACATGCTGGCGCACGACGCTGGTTTTCTCTTACTCGGCGACATGTCCGAGTCTTTTGATGACTCCCCCGACATAGTCATCAGCACTGAATAAGCATCCGCGTAAGGCAATCCTTGTAGTTTCACCAAACACTCCTGTTTTGTCCATCCTTCTGCCGGAGCACTGTTCTCATTCATCATCATATAGtttaagttttcttttacGTTGGGCCAaaatacataattttttttacttgttcCTTGTACCCAAGAGTCAGGCACGATGCACAATTCACCATACCCTTCGGGTCCACAAGTGTGCACGATTGAGAACGGcatggttggttggtgctgTAAATTAATAGAAATCCCGTTAATGTGTATAGGTAAACCTATTGCATTTGAGCTCAAGAATAGAATAACTAAAACTAGTGAATTGCACATTCATTACTCACATTTCACTGCCTTCAGATTATCCTTCTACTCTACACTTTctttatttctattatttgtatttccttctttctttttctttctctttagcTACTCACAGCTATGAAACGACAGTCGGCTTGATAAAACAAGCAGCATTGAACCAGAACACTGGATGGAGCGGCTTTTTGGTTATGTCGGTCGGATTTACGAGAAAATTTGCGGCAGCCGTTTGCAGTTGCTTCAATTCTACGAGCGTTACATCGTCCGTGCTCGAGCGTTGGAAAAGAGAGCATGACATATTCGTTAAGTTTTGGTGCTGTCATTAAAAACTCAACgatacaataataaaaaacgaatACTGTATAACGAAAGctttaaattattgaattatttcacATGCtgcataaaattatttaattttttattttttatttatacagtTATTCTTATTATACAgttattattataaaaatccGCGTATCTTGAATTTCCGCGTAACTCGAATACTGCCTGACAATTAGTTTATACTTCGTATCCAGGGGTCTAGTTCTTGTGAAACgttataaaaatttcaaatattaaatttatccGTTGATTTGGATACAATGAGTATTTTTCAAGCATTATTGCATTAACgagtataaataaaacgagtatttttggttgattttttttattaataacatATTTCATAGTTTCAACATAGTCTTGCCATGTTTCAGAAACATTCACTATTCAATTTGTACTTTATAAGGAATTAATGATCAAAATAAGGCTATCGAGCAATAAAGGCTcacaagttgtacgggattcatgtcatgcaagcttgtgtgaaaaatcacggtagtttgtgaccattatgcgcAGGAcacgaaaaaaattattaaaataaatcattattaaaatgaggattgttatttgcaatttttgttaaGTCACGCATAAagctaaattatttataagacttctttaaaaaatcgtttcactaacttatttaatcatttaaacCAGCCAGTTCATATGGTAATGTAAATAATTCCATATTgagccatattttttttatttgcatggcttaatttacgaaaaaaatattcaaacttgatttgagtagaaagttcATTGACTTGCTAAAACTGTATTAAAACTAGttgaaataagattttttggatttgataaaccaatagttttaatattttcaatatatctTTGTTAGCCATGTTGACAAaagactgtggagcttgcatgtatGTTTGTTGCGTGCAACTTGTAGGCCTATGttactctttagccaaaaTTTTTGCTGGTTGTTTGGGGCAGCGTGAAATCATTTCCCAGAATGAACGtcattttgacatttaaagttttttttcttcgagaTGACGAATTTACAACTGTcatatgtgttttgttttgtttgtgagcAAAGCAGCTGTGAGCTGGAAAACTCACGAAGTGTACGCAACAATAGTTTCATTTTCAGCAAATTATCTCAACATTATAATCGCCAAAGGTCGCCCACAGGAGAGCTCTCCCCATAAAGTGGCAGGAAGTGAAGCGAATGAGTAAGTCATCTGGATTTGCATCTCACGAAtaaggattttattttcatttgcatttcccccCAGGAAGCAAGACTCACCCCACGAAAGCAAGAGTCCACAATCAAGCCTGTAAACTAACCAACAAAACCCAGCGGACTTAAAATGGTTTGCGTGCCATGCTTCATCGTACCGGTGCTGCTCTACCTTTGGCATAAGTTCGTCCAGCCGGTTCTGTTGAAATACTGGAACCCTTGGGAGAAGAAGGACAAAGATGGGAACATTATTAAGACGGAACCGAAAAACCCGTTCGATTGCAGCGATGGAGTGTGTCGGTTTGCAGGCAAAAAATCTACCGCCATCAAAGACTCAAATTCACCACCAGCAACCACTTTCGACGAAACTTCCGACGTGCCGGTCGAAGCGAGCAAGAAAGCTGTATAAACAATGCAGTGCTTGCTTTGCTTGCCAGCTGCAGTCACTCACACCTATCGTTCTGGCTAAAGATCCACACAACAATAAACCCTGAATTGCGTAGTCGAAGTTGAATGGAACTGTGggattcaatttaatttactaaCTTATTTTGTTTGCAACCAGAGTTTTACAAATGTAATTCTTAGCCTAAGAATAGGAAGGAGAAGAGGTAGCACGTATACGTGAGTGGAATCGTACTACAGgtaaccaaaaatcaaatagaTGATAAAAGCCTTTAAAGATCGATGAGCGCTCTTATGAGAGGCGTATGGATGGCGTGTACTACGAGACGGGATAAAGAGTGGTGGTCTGTCTCGCAGACGACGGAAGGGAGCGTACAAAGGAACAATGGCTAAAAGCGCAGAAGCGAAGGAATAGGAACCTAAATGAAGACCAAGTAGTTAACAACGATGGGGATTAGAGGGGACCTCTTCCGTGTAGCCGGCTATAAAGCGGCGAGCAAAAACCTGAGGGAATATCCGCTGTACCATCTCTATCCTATCCATCGCTGTCTGACCAGTCTGACCAATCATTAACATAAAGAAGACAACCATCTGGACGAAGAACATTGACACAGTCGTTAACTaaccaggttttttttccgtatCAAGGGAAACGAACTGTCTTTCAACGACCTACTACAACTACGGTATAATAGGGGagtgaaaacagaaaatttcTTTAACATTGCGGACGGGTTGCCTTCAGGACCTGGAGAAAATAAGTATTTAAGCTTAGAGAGGgcagacaacacaacattaacATCGATAGAGATATCATTGCTTGAATTTACATTGGACGATGTATAAACGAGACTATCGGAAGGACGAACAGGAATGATGCTTGGGTCGGCAAAAACGTTagaaaaatcatttctacaAATACTACATTTACCTAAAGGAGAAGAAATCCGTACGCATCATTTAAGGATATGTAAAATCGGAcggatcggaccaaaaatgtCCGAGCTGTCACTTATTTTGCATGGGCTAAGAAAATTCGCAAAAACTTCGCCTGTAGCATTACCgaggaaaatcggtgataactcgctcctTTGTGGTCCGATCGGGGCTTTGCACCTtcttgtggaacacctcaagcCAAATTCGTTCCAAAAGAAGGTAAtggaatttttcatttaaatttgcaATTCTTTTGCAGCATTATTTTCACCCTCGAATGAGACAAATATTCCGATCTCGCTTGTAACGGAAAGTGCAGTGCcaattttgcaccaaaatttaatttcgacTAAGTGGAGAACATGCTAGTTCAGGACTGAGCACTTTACCGGACAAAAGATCGAATTTCGCTCCCctggtagaaaaataaaacaccggTTTGTTGCTCTACGCATTGCATACTctgcgaagcaaaaaaaaaagcttagaaaatTATAGCTTGTTAAAGCGTAGTATTACTATGAAGCGAATTGCTTGGTGCAGGCAGGGTGAACGCATTCGAAAAGcttataaaatttttaaatttggatGAATGTTACTACCCATCGCGCCAGTAGGAAATTAGCTCAAAACGGAAAATTTTCGATGCAACCAAATTAGATCACGGGTAacgagaggcgaatgtagtctcagagactcagtctctataaataaacgataaaaatatCTTGGTATCAGGAGAACATACCCGGCTAGGAGGTAAAaggaaatataaaataattttctttccgtaaATTactttaagcaaaaaaaaaactccacaacgtgttttttttaacacttgAGTCGGGgttctttattattattcgATCCGTTTTGTCTATCGTTCTGAATAAATCCGGGGCCGAATATTTTTGgacattaaacaaaaactagaAGTGATAGCTTAAAGTGATGTTCTAGTAAGGGGTagacaaacataaaacacatatttttaacattgTTGTACAAGTTTTACACAttttaacaatgtttttgGTACATGAAAAATTCTGCCATGTAACAAAATGATACGAACGCCAACGGAAAATGTTCCTCTCGGCAAAggtaatgattttaaaaattgttcaaaaatacAGGTAATTTAAGTCGCTctttattgaagaaaaaatatttttgaatcattttattCTTCAGCAGATTTTGGCCTTATTTAGATGTATGATCAACGATCAGTAAACTAATAAGCGTAGAGAAATTTAGCTAAAAATA
This genomic window contains:
- the LOC126561536 gene encoding UPF0729 protein AGAP000931, which encodes MVCVPCFIVPVLLYLWHKFVQPVLLKYWNPWEKKDKDGNIIKTEPKNPFDCSDGVCRFAGKKSTAIKDSNSPPATTFDETSDVPVEASKKAV